The DNA segment ATTTCCATATTTGTGAAACACGGGTTGGGTGAATTGCCGTGAGGTTCCCTGGCAAATTAATCTATGGATTAGTATTGCTGTACCGCCGTTAATTCATGCGGACGGGTGGCGGGGAGACAGAATTTGGCTGACGGGGGCGGGCGATATTTGGCGGGAAAATCCCCAGAATAATAATGAAAGTAACCGATCGTAGGCGGAGGTGGCCTGGCGTGATATGAGGGAGATATTGATTATCAGGCTGAGTGCGATCGGCGACGTCATCCACTGCACGCCTGTGGCCGCGTCGCTTAAGGCGGCGTGGCCGGACTGCCGGATCACCTGGCTGGTGGGCGAGGTCGCCGCCGATCTTGTGAGATACAACCCGCACGTCGATGAGACGATTGTCTGGTCGCGGGAGCGGTTTGAGCGGCACCTGCGGGATTTCGAACTGCGCAGGGCGGCGGCGATGTGGCGGGAGCTGCGCCGGACCTTGGCGGGAAGGCGCTTTTACGCCGTCCTCGATGTGCATGGCCTGTTCCTGAGCGGGATGATCGCCAGACTGGCGGAAACCGGCCGGCGCATCGGCATGAGCGGTACGAAGGAACTCAACGCGCTGTTCATGGACGAAACGGCAGCGCCGCTCGGCAGCCATATCACGGACAGGTACCTGGGAGTGCTGCGGCCGCTGGGCATTGTGCCGACTGAGCGGCGGATGACGCTGGCTTTGCCGGTGGAGGCCGCAAGGGCGGCGGACGGGCTGTTGGACGAACTGATGTTGCTTCGCGGGCGCAGACTGGCGGTGCTGGCGCCGGGGACGACGTGGCCGGCGAAGAATTGGCCGGCCGTTTTGTATGCGCGGACAGCCAGGCTGTTGGCCGGGGATTTTGCCGTGATGCTGTGCGGTGGCCGGGCGGAGGCGCCGCTGGCGCGGGAGATTGCCGCCGCGGCGGGCGTGCCGGTGGCAAATGCGGCGGGGCTGACGAGCCTGCTGGAGCTGGCGGCGGTGCTGGCAAAGGCGGCGGTGGTGGTGGCGGGGGATACCGGGCCGCTGTATATGGCGGCGGCGGTGGGGACGCCGACGGTGGGCATCTTTGGGCCGACCGACCCGGCGCGGCTCGCGCCGCCGGGGGAGAAAAACGCCGTCGTCGCCAGCAGGCAGGCTTGCTCTTTCTGCTTCAGGCGGATATGTCCCCGGGGGGCGGCCGCGTGCATGAGCGGCGTGGCGCCCGAAATGGTCGTCAGGCAAGTCCACAGGGTCGCCAGGGAGGGGCCGGTACGGACGCTGCTCGGAGAGGAACGGCGCCCGGACGTCGGGGGGAGAGGCGGCTATGGTCCCCGCCCGCGATAGGCCGCAAGCTGGTTGCGCCCCGCCGGCCTGTCTGGTATGATTATTGCCAGATACGGTATAATGTGCCTTTTAGGCCGGAGGAGGCTGCATGATGGCGGATGGTGTTAGGCAAGCGCTGGCGGCGGCGGTGCGGGAGCGGGGCGACGAGCTTGTGGCGATCTGTTCGCGGCTGGTGCGCGTTCCGAGCGAGAACCCGCCGTCCGACACGCGTGCGGTCGCTGAGGCCGTCGGCGAGATACTGGACCGGGTGCCGGGGATTGAGCTTTCTTACCCGATGCTGGAGAAGCCGGTGGTCAACCTTGTTGCCAGGATCAGGGGCGGGCGCACGGGCAGGCGGCTGGTTTTCAACGGCCACCTCGACACCTTCCCGGCCGGGGACAGGCAGACATGGACGGTCGATCCCTTCGGCGGGGAGCTTGTCGGCGACCGCCTGTACGGGCGCGGGGTCGCTGATATGAAGGGCGGAATAGCGTGCCACATCCTGGCCTTCATGCTGCTTGCCGGATGCCGCGAAGACTGGTCTGGGGAACTGGTGATAACGCTGGCCGGCGACGAGGAGAGCATGGGGGTGCTTGGTACGAAATATTTGCTGGATACTGTGCCTCACGCCGCCGGTGACGCGATGATTTCAGGGGATATCGGCACATCGAAGGTGCTGCGCTTCGGCGAGAAGGGGCTGCTGTGGTTCGAGTTGGCGGCTGAGGGCAAGGCCGGACACGGCGCGCACGTCCACCGGGGAATCAACGCCATCGACCGCCTGGTGGCCGGTATGGCGAAGCTGAAAGCGGCGCTGGAGGGCATGCCGGTCGCCGCGCCTCCCGAGGTTGCCGCTGCGATCGCTGCCGCGGGGCAGCTGTCGGAGTCGTTGTCGGGAGCGGGGGAGACGGGTGTTCTCCAACGGGTAACGGTAAACTTCGGGATGATCGAGGGCGGGTCGTCGCCCAATCTGATACCGGCGGCCGCGCTAACACGGGGCGATATAAGGATTCCGGCCGGGGTAACTCTGGCCGAGGTGGAGGCGCAGGTGCAGGCCGCGGTTGGGTTGCTGGACGGGCTGACGTTCCGGACGGTTCGCTCCTGGGCGCCAAACTGGTCTGATCCCGGGCACGAGATTTTCACGCTTGCGGCGCAAAACTGCCGCGCAGTGTGGGGGCAGGAGGTCGCGACGAATATGCGGGTAGGGGCTTCGGATGCCCGGCTTTACCGGCTGCTGAAGAATGTGCCTGCCGTGAACTGCGGGCTGAACGGCTATAATCTCGGCGGCCCCGACGAATACATTGAGGTCGAGGATCTGATTAAGTTGGCGACAATCCATACGCTGACCGCATACGATTATCTGCGCAATACCGACAAGTAATGGCATGAAGGCCCGATGGCCGCCACGGCAAAGTGGCGGCCGTCTTATTTTTGTTTCGTTATGTGAAATGATCCCTTATTAGGAAAATGTATACAAAAAACATTTTCTGTGTTCGTAGACAAGGGAATAAAATATCTGTATATTATACAATAGTTACATTTTTTTGCTTTGA comes from the Sporomusaceae bacterium genome and includes:
- a CDS encoding glycosyltransferase family 9 protein, giving the protein MREILIIRLSAIGDVIHCTPVAASLKAAWPDCRITWLVGEVAADLVRYNPHVDETIVWSRERFERHLRDFELRRAAAMWRELRRTLAGRRFYAVLDVHGLFLSGMIARLAETGRRIGMSGTKELNALFMDETAAPLGSHITDRYLGVLRPLGIVPTERRMTLALPVEAARAADGLLDELMLLRGRRLAVLAPGTTWPAKNWPAVLYARTARLLAGDFAVMLCGGRAEAPLAREIAAAAGVPVANAAGLTSLLELAAVLAKAAVVVAGDTGPLYMAAAVGTPTVGIFGPTDPARLAPPGEKNAVVASRQACSFCFRRICPRGAAACMSGVAPEMVVRQVHRVAREGPVRTLLGEERRPDVGGRGGYGPRPR
- a CDS encoding M20/M25/M40 family metallo-hydrolase, whose amino-acid sequence is MADGVRQALAAAVRERGDELVAICSRLVRVPSENPPSDTRAVAEAVGEILDRVPGIELSYPMLEKPVVNLVARIRGGRTGRRLVFNGHLDTFPAGDRQTWTVDPFGGELVGDRLYGRGVADMKGGIACHILAFMLLAGCREDWSGELVITLAGDEESMGVLGTKYLLDTVPHAAGDAMISGDIGTSKVLRFGEKGLLWFELAAEGKAGHGAHVHRGINAIDRLVAGMAKLKAALEGMPVAAPPEVAAAIAAAGQLSESLSGAGETGVLQRVTVNFGMIEGGSSPNLIPAAALTRGDIRIPAGVTLAEVEAQVQAAVGLLDGLTFRTVRSWAPNWSDPGHEIFTLAAQNCRAVWGQEVATNMRVGASDARLYRLLKNVPAVNCGLNGYNLGGPDEYIEVEDLIKLATIHTLTAYDYLRNTDK